A DNA window from Comamonas sp. 26 contains the following coding sequences:
- a CDS encoding sensor histidine kinase, whose amino-acid sequence MPRIYRVIKAKMRLSVHPSKEVQEERKRIASDLHDTLGSQLVQALTLMDGQALAEGSPIKEVLERSLLDLRLIVDSMDAQDDSLTMRLARLRHRLNPVLQRKGLALHWQLCDPELGIGRHTSRTLPKGRVANQILAVVQTSLSNALEHAHASDIWVTLEPYESDDPECFGWDWCLSVEDNGKGFDLRAVLSDVSQSGHGVINMFKRMREIGGDLHIHPRQGGGTQVVMRWRA is encoded by the coding sequence CAAAGCCAAAATGCGCTTGAGCGTACACCCCTCCAAAGAGGTGCAGGAGGAAAGAAAGCGCATCGCCTCTGACCTGCACGACACACTGGGCAGTCAGCTGGTGCAGGCCTTGACCTTGATGGATGGACAAGCGCTTGCCGAAGGCAGCCCCATCAAAGAGGTACTTGAGCGGTCGTTGCTGGATTTGCGCCTTATTGTGGACTCCATGGACGCGCAAGACGACAGTCTCACCATGCGTCTGGCTCGGCTGCGCCACAGGCTGAACCCGGTGCTGCAACGCAAAGGTCTGGCACTGCACTGGCAGCTTTGCGATCCTGAACTAGGTATCGGTCGACACACCAGCCGTACCCTACCCAAAGGCCGCGTTGCGAATCAAATTCTGGCCGTGGTGCAGACTAGCCTCAGCAATGCGCTGGAGCACGCGCATGCGAGTGACATCTGGGTCACTCTGGAGCCTTACGAGAGCGATGACCCCGAATGTTTTGGCTGGGACTGGTGCCTCAGCGTTGAAGACAACGGCAAAGGCTTTGATCTTCGTGCCGTTCTTAGCGATGTATCCCAATCCGGCCACGGCGTCATCAACATGTTCAAGCGTATGCGCGAAATTGGGGGGGATCTGCACATTCACCCAAGGCAAGGGGGCGGCACACAGGTGGTGATGCGCTGGCGAGCCTGA